In the Malania oleifera isolate guangnan ecotype guangnan chromosome 1, ASM2987363v1, whole genome shotgun sequence genome, one interval contains:
- the LOC131144249 gene encoding uncharacterized protein LOC131144249 → MGSQVYQGNQSYPTCPKCKKRHEGECQVGTNTCYQCCRPDHIARDCRASLSNAPAPNQFRENNQVPRGNYQRNTAQARVYSLTPGDAENADDIVTGAKHSFISLEYIKLCGVETQLLHAELFVVTLTVTIVLCRKVLRDYSVDIQGRMLLVDLVVFDMLGFDVILRMDWLAFNYVSIDCYKKEVVFRPPGEQEYKFVGSCVCSSPQIMSAIQEKRLLESV, encoded by the exons ATGGGGAGTCAAGTGTATCAGGGTAATCAATCATACCCTACTTGTCCTAAATGTAAGAAGAGGCATGAGGGGGAATGCCAAGTTGGAACAAATACCTGTTATCAGTGCTGTAGACCCGATCACATTGCACGAGACTGTCGTGCGTCGCTGAGTAATGCGCCTGCTCCTAATCAATTCCGGGAGAACAATCAAGTACCCCGAGGTAACTACCAGAGGAACACCGCTCAGGCGCGGgtttattctcttactccagGAGACGCAGAGAATGCAGATGACATAGTGACAG GAGCAAAACATTCTTTCATATCTCTGGAGTACATCAAattgtgtggggtagaaactcagctaTTACATGCCGAATTATTTGTGGTCACACTGACTGTAACAATAGTGCTATGTAGAAAAGTGCTTAGAGATTATTCAGTGGATATTCAAGGAAGGATGCTACTTGTTGATCTAGTAGTATTTGACATGCTTGGGTTTGATGTGATTCTgagaatggactggctagccttTAATTATGTCAGTATTGATTGTtacaagaaagaggtagtgttcagacctcctggtgaGCAGGAGTACAAGTTTGTTGGGTCATGCGTGTGCTCCTCACCACAAATTATGTCCGCCATTCAGGAAAAAAGGTTGTTGGAAtcggtgtga